Proteins from a genomic interval of Alosa alosa isolate M-15738 ecotype Scorff River chromosome 8, AALO_Geno_1.1, whole genome shotgun sequence:
- the LOC125299381 gene encoding enoyl-[acyl-carrier-protein] reductase, mitochondrial yields the protein MRGFFRGVLRAQRLWVQGGGPGWGAGYCHWRPIHSCSALVYRRHGPDLDQLRMEQWDFQAIGPHSVRLQMLAAPVNPADINMMQGTYPILPEFPAVGGNEGVGEVVEVGDEVTSVRVGDWVLPVDAGFGTWRTEVVCEATELLRAPRDVSLLGAATIAVNPFTAYRMLHDFQQLRPGDTVIQNGANSSVGQAVIQIAAALGLRTINIVRNRPNYEGLSADLKAMGADYVITEEELHRTGLGLILQEVPKPRLGLNCVGGLSGGLVLSHLDSGGTLVTYGGMAKKPLQIPAKSLIFKNISLKGFWMTQWKRNNRKDLHLLQSVVDALCAMLRSGQLTPPRCVLVPFQQYAQAIQATVQPHQPKQVLLMQ from the exons ATGAGGGGTTTCTTCAGGGGAGTGCTGCGGGCCCAGAGGCTCTGGGTGCAGGGTGGAGGCCCAGGGTGGGGTGCTGGTTACTGTCACTGGAGGCCCATCCACTCCTGCTCTGCACTGGTGTACCGAAGGCATGGACCAGACCTAGACCAgctcag GATGGAGCAGTGGGACTTTCAAGCGATTGGTCCACACAGTGTAAGATTGCAGATGCTTGCTGCGCCCGTCAATCCTGCAGACATAAATATGATGCAAG GAACCTACCCCATTCTCCCAGAATTCCCAGCGGTGGGTGGGAATGAGGGGGTGGGTGAGGTGGTGGAAGTGGGCGATGAGGTCACCTCGGTGCGTGTAGGTGACTGGGTCTTACCTGTGGATGCTGGGTTTG GAACCTGGAGGACGGAGGTTGTGTGTGAGGCCACAGAGCTGTTGAGGGCCCCCAGGGATGTGTCTCTGCTGGGGGCCGCCACCATCGCAGTCAATCCCTTTACGGCCTATAGGATGCTGCACGACTTCCAGCAACTCAGgcctg GGGACACGGTGATTCAGAATGGAGCAAACAGCTCAGTCGGACAGGCAGTAATCCAAATTGCTGCGGCGCTAGGCCTGAGGACCATCAACATCGTCCGAAACAG GCCAAACTATGAGGGCCTCTCTGCAGATCTAAAGGCCATGGGAGCAGACTATGTCATTACAGAGGAGGAGCTGCACAGGACAGGGCTGGGCCTCATATTACAG GAAGTGCCAAAGCCCAGGTTGGGTCTGAACTGTGTCGGGGGCCTGAGTGGAGGTCTGGTGCTGTCCCATCTGGA CTCTGGCGGGACTCTGGTGACATATGGTGGTATGGCCAAGAAGCCTCTTCAGATCCCGGCA AAATCTCTTATATTCAAAAACATCTCCCTAAAAGGATTCTGGATGACCCAGTGGAAAAGAAACAACCGAAAAG aTCTGCACCTGCTGCAGTCTGTGGTAGATGCCCTCTGTGCCATGCTAAGGAGTGGTCAGCTCACCCCTCCCAGATGTGTCCTGGTCCCGTTCCAGCAGTACGCACAAGCCATACAGGCCACTGTGCAGCCTCACCAACCCAAACAAGTGCTGCTCATGCAGtga